A single window of Paenibacillus sp. SYP-B4298 DNA harbors:
- a CDS encoding PRC-barrel domain-containing protein, with product MIKVQRLIGQPVIDATTGKQAGKVKDIWFDEHWRLKGMILETRGWFSRGLTGLLWDAVVACGEDAVLIADKQAICRLKADEVLRCFQAGVVKLRDLPVITREGIQLGRITDVYFDQNMGTPIVGYELTDGFISDLKEGRKWLRISDYPDDVILGEDAILVPVRAEEDLEHMATSESVN from the coding sequence ATGATTAAGGTGCAGCGTTTGATAGGTCAACCCGTGATCGATGCCACAACCGGCAAGCAAGCCGGGAAGGTGAAGGACATATGGTTTGATGAGCATTGGCGCCTCAAGGGGATGATTCTGGAGACGAGGGGCTGGTTCTCCCGCGGACTAACCGGGCTGCTCTGGGATGCAGTAGTCGCTTGCGGCGAAGACGCCGTGCTTATTGCGGACAAGCAGGCGATATGCAGGCTGAAGGCAGATGAGGTGCTGCGATGCTTCCAAGCCGGGGTTGTCAAGCTGCGCGATCTTCCTGTAATTACGCGGGAGGGTATTCAACTTGGCCGAATAACAGATGTTTACTTTGACCAGAATATGGGTACACCTATAGTAGGATATGAATTAACGGATGGTTTTATCTCGGATCTTAAGGAAGGGCGCAAATGGTTGAGGATTTCCGATTATCCCGATGATGTGATACTCGGGGAGGATGCAATTCTCGTACCTGTTCGCGCTGAAGAAGACCTAGAGCATATGGCCACTTCGGAATCGGTGAATTAG
- a CDS encoding cysteine desulfurase family protein, with amino-acid sequence MVRAMYFDHAATTPLHPEVLAAMLDICRGPVGNPSSIHAYGRAAKGKLTRARDSIATLLGCLPSELVFTSGGTESDNTAIRGVMAALHSSSKRHLITSASEHHAVLHTALQLEQEGFEVTLLEPDRNGLIHADQVRAAIRPDTALVSIMYANNETGTIQPVQEIGEAAKAAGVLYHVDAVQALGSLPLQLRELPVDLMSFSAHKLNGPLGIGALYIARGTPYQPLLVGGSQESKRRAGTENVAAAVGFAKAVELAVEGQEEKHARLCELRACFLQELTTHLGEHAYEINGDTERTLPHIVNVSLLGADTETMLMNLDMEGIAVSSGSACTSGSLERSHVLKAMRLPEARLNSAIRFSFGLGNTVEDIEYAAKKIATIVERIRTTV; translated from the coding sequence ATGGTTCGAGCAATGTATTTTGATCATGCGGCGACAACGCCGCTCCACCCGGAGGTACTGGCGGCGATGCTGGACATCTGCCGAGGACCGGTCGGCAATCCGTCCAGCATCCACGCCTATGGCCGCGCAGCCAAGGGCAAGCTGACCCGTGCCAGAGACAGCATCGCGACCCTGCTCGGCTGCTTGCCGTCGGAGCTGGTGTTCACATCCGGTGGGACCGAGAGTGACAATACGGCAATCCGCGGGGTTATGGCGGCCTTGCACAGCTCTAGCAAGCGGCATCTGATTACATCTGCATCCGAGCATCATGCGGTGCTGCATACTGCCCTGCAATTGGAGCAGGAGGGCTTCGAGGTCACCCTGCTGGAGCCGGATAGGAACGGGTTAATTCATGCGGATCAGGTACGGGCGGCGATCCGACCCGATACGGCATTGGTGAGCATCATGTATGCCAACAATGAGACGGGAACGATCCAGCCTGTGCAGGAGATTGGAGAAGCTGCCAAGGCAGCGGGGGTGCTCTATCATGTCGATGCGGTACAGGCGTTAGGCTCGCTTCCGTTGCAACTGAGGGAGCTGCCTGTCGATCTGATGAGCTTCTCCGCGCATAAGCTGAACGGTCCGTTAGGAATCGGTGCGCTCTACATTGCCAGGGGCACGCCATATCAGCCGCTGCTGGTGGGAGGCTCGCAGGAAAGCAAGCGGAGGGCGGGAACGGAGAATGTCGCTGCAGCGGTCGGCTTTGCCAAGGCAGTAGAGCTGGCGGTGGAGGGACAGGAGGAGAAGCATGCACGGCTATGCGAGCTTCGTGCTTGCTTCTTGCAGGAGCTGACGACGCACCTTGGCGAGCACGCATATGAGATTAACGGAGATACCGAGCGGACGCTCCCGCATATCGTCAATGTCAGCCTGCTGGGAGCAGATACAGAGACGATGCTGATGAATTTGGATATGGAGGGAATCGCCGTCTCCAGCGGCTCTGCCTGCACCTCCGGCTCGCTGGAGCGCTCGCATGTGCTCAAGGCGATGAGGCTTCCAGAGGCTCGTCTGAACAGCGCGATACGATTTAGCTTTGGATTGGGGAATACTGTAGAGGACATCGAATATGCTGCCAAAAAAATTGCAACCATTGTGGAGCGTATTCGTACTACAGTTTAG
- the cymR gene encoding cysteine metabolism transcriptional regulator CymR, whose protein sequence is MKISTKGRYGLTIMMELATKFGEGPISLKSIAERNQLSEHYLEQLIAPLRNAGLVKSIRGAYGGYILSKNPEDITAGDIIRILEGPISPVDFTEEDDPAKRDLWVRIRDSIASVLDSTTLEDLISFAGADEADSYMFYI, encoded by the coding sequence TTGAAAATATCGACTAAAGGACGCTACGGTTTAACGATTATGATGGAGCTTGCCACCAAGTTTGGCGAAGGTCCGATCTCTCTGAAGAGCATAGCCGAGCGCAACCAACTGTCGGAGCACTATCTGGAGCAACTCATTGCGCCATTGCGCAATGCCGGGCTGGTCAAGAGCATACGCGGGGCATACGGCGGCTATATTTTGTCCAAGAATCCGGAGGACATTACCGCGGGCGATATTATACGCATATTGGAGGGGCCGATCTCCCCGGTGGACTTCACCGAGGAGGATGATCCGGCCAAGCGTGACCTGTGGGTACGCATCCGTGACAGCATCGCAAGCGTGCTGGATTCGACTACGCTGGAGGATCTGATCTCATTTGCCGGCGCGGATGAGGCGGACAGCTACATGTTCTATATCTAG